TGGTCATAAAGAGGAGCTTCACCTAAACATAGCCCTTATCTCCACCTTTGTAGCTTTAACTGGTATAGCGTTGGCCTACATGGTTTTTGTCAGGAAAAGCCCAGACCCTGAAAAACTCTACCAAGCCCTTAAGCCCTTACACACTACATTAAAAGAACAGTTCTTCACAGAAAAACTCTACCACAAAGTGCTGGCCGCAGGTTATATGATGTACTCCAAACTCCTTTACCAAGTAGGTGACAAACTTTTTATAGATGGAGTCGTAAACGGTCTTTACCATATTGTCTCAAACCTTGGGCATACCTTTAAGCTAGTCCAATCTGGAAAGATAAACACTTACATGCTCTTTATGGCTGTTGGTTTGGCACTACTGTTACTTCTAATAATCTTTGGAGGGTAAAGGATGGAGCTTAGCTTGGCTATATTTCTACCACTCCTGGCGGGGATAGTAGTACTCCTAGTTAGGAATGAAACTTTTTCTAAGTGGCTTGCTACAGGAGTTTCAGCTCTCGTCTTTTTGATTACCCTAGACCTGTTTTTAAAGTTTGACTGGAACAAGGAAGGTTTCCAGCATGTCTTTAGACTGAACTGGATACCATCCTTAGGTATTTCCTACCATGTGGGACTTGATGGTATGGGTATGGCGCTGTTGGTCTTGACTGCCCTCATGTTTTTGGTGGCCTTTATATGGTCTATAAGGATAGAAGACAGACCAAACCTGTACATAGCTCTGTTTTTGATACTTGAAACAGCATGCTTGGGTGTGTTCTCAGCCCTTGACCTTTTCCTGTTTTACCTCTTCTGGGAGGCTATGCTCATACCCATGTACTTCATCATAGGTCTGTGGGGACACGACAATAAAGTCTACGCAGCAAACAAGTTCTTCATTTATACCTTCTTTGGTAGCATATTCCTGCTTTTGGGCATAGCCACTTTGGTGGTTTATGGCTACATCACCTCTGGTCAGGTAAGCTTTGACTACTTCTTCCATAAGAACCTTATGCGTCCCTTCTGGCTCGAAGTGGTACTCTTCTTGCTTTTTGGTATAGGCTTTGCGGTTAAGGTACCCATGTGGCCCTTCCATACGTGGCTCCCAGACGCACACGTGGAAGCACCCACAGCCGGTTCTGTGATCCTGGCAGCAGTCCTCCTTAAGATGGGTACATATGGCTTTGTAAGGTACTCCTTACCCATGTTTCCAGAGGCAAGCAAGTACTTTATACCCCTTGTATTCTTACTCAGTGTGATAGCCATCATATACGCCGCCATGATGGCCATAGCCCAAACACACATAAAGAAGCTGATAGCCTACTCCTCCATAAGTCACATGGGTATGGTTACCCTGGGCACCTTTGCCATGGACCACAACGCTCTCAATGGTGCCGTATATATGATGGTTGCCCACGGTCTTTCTTCTGCAGCCCTGTTTATGTCAGCCGGCTTTATATACGACCGTATACATTCCTACCATATGGATGACCTTGGTGGTTTAGCTAGATACCTTCCAAACCTTGCCATCTTTTTCATGATATCAGGTCTTGCTGGCATAGGCTTCCCTGGTCTTTCTGGCTTTGTGGCAGAGTTCCTAATCCTCCTTGGAACCTTTAAAAGCTTCCCCGTATGGGCTTTTGTGGCTGGTTCTGGTGTAGTCCTAAGCGCTGCTTACTTTCTGTACATGTACAAAAGGGTTATGCTTGAAGAAGAAACCATATCCGATTACAGAAGAGAAAAGTGGAGCCACCTTAAAGACCTGGAAGTACACCATATGCTCTCTTTCCTTCTTGTAATAGCTGCAGCTTTCTTACTGGGCGTATATCCCTTCCCCTTTGTAAAGCTTATGGAGCACACTACAAAGATGGTACTTGGAGGTTAAAGTATGGCTTTCCTTCCAGAAACTGTACTGCTTGTAGGTGCTCTTCTTCTCTTCCTTTTGGAACTCTTCCTGGAAAGGAAAAGAGTCCTTTACGTTCTGGGTGGCATAGTGGCCTTAATGGCGGCTGTGTCTCTGTACTTTGCTCCTCATCCTGCTGATACCTTTTACGGCCTTTTTACCACATATCCGACTGCGAAGCTTTTTATATACATCTTGACAGCTTTAGCACTGTTCTCTATGTATGCCTACTACGAGGAGAAAGGATCCCTTTATGGAGAGGTTTCTTACCTGACCCTTATGGCTTCCCTGGGTCTTTCCATACTAGTTTCGTCCAACAATCTGGGTCTAACCTTTCTATCTTTGGAGCTTTCTTCCATAACCCTGTATATACTTACGGGGACCTTCAGGGGAGATTATCCTTCTAAAGAGGGTGCTTACAAATACTTAGTGATGGGTGCTACCGGTACGTCTCTCTTTGCTCTTGGTAGCGCCTTCTACTACGGTGCAACAGGTAGCCTTTATCTTACAAATTACACACAGGAGAACAGTTTTTTCACGTTGGCTACCTTTTTGCTTCTATCGGCGCTAGCTCTTAAGATATCCGCCGTTCCCTTCCACTTTTGGACTCCGGACGCTTATGAATCGGCTCCCACTCCAGTAACGGGTTTTATGGCAACAGTTCCTAAGCTTGCCGTCTACTTCTTCTTGGTAAAGCTCCTCTCCTACACATCCCACGTAAAGATATGGATGTCAGTGGTGGTCATCCTTTCCATGCTTTCCATGCTTTACGCAAACTTTACAGCTTATGCGCAGAATTCTGTAAAGAGACTTCTGGCTTATTCCTCTATAGCCCATGCAGGATACTTTTTAACCGGCCTTACAGTAAAAGATCCTATGCTGCAGAAAGCCCTGCTTTTCTACGTAATAGTTTACAGCTTTGCCACCTTGGGAGCCTTCACCGTTTTAGCTACCTTAGAAAAGCAGGAGAATTTCTCCCATCACTTTTTGGATTACGTGGGCCTTGGTAGGAAAAGACCTATCCTGGCAGCATTACTTACCCTTTTCTTGATGGCACTTATAGGCATACCCCCCATGGCTCTTTTCGTAGGAAAGCTTTCACTGTTTATGGGTCTTGCAAACGTAAACCTTATGTGGCTTGCCTTGATCTTCGCTGTGGCCAGCGTGATATCTGCAGGGTACTACCTGAAGGTGGTCGTTTACATGTACATGAAAGAAGAAGGTCAAAAGATGCACAGCTTTAGACTTTCAGCTGGCGAATCCTTTGTCCTTACTGTCTGCGGTCTGTTGGTGCTTCTCCTGGGTATACTACCACACTTAGTATATGAATTACTATGAGAACAGTAGACGTCAGCAATAAGCCCCCTACTCTAAGGATAGCCAGGGCTTACGGAAGGATAAGGTTAAAAACCCAGACTGTACAGAAGATAATCCAAGGTCAAGTACCCAAAGGGGATGTGCTTTCAGCAAGCAAGCTGGCTGGTATAATGGCGTCAAAGCATACCCACCAGCTTTTACCCTTTTGCCATCCACTTAGCATAGACCACGTGGAGGTAGATCTAAAGATTAACGAAGACTCTATAGAAGTCTTTTCCTTCGTAAAAGGTGTTGCCAGGACTGGTTACGAGATGGAAGCTCTTACAGCTGTTAGCGTATCTCTACTCTGCATATACGACATGTGTAAGGGCCTAGACGACAGCATGGTGATAGAGGAGATAAAGCTGCTGGAGAAAAAGGGTGGTAAAAGCGACTGGAGGATGGAGAGCCTTAACATGTTTCTAGATGAAGAGCTTTCGGAGTTCTCGGGCATAGTAGAAAGCAAGGGTCATAAACTTTCCGGCGAGGAAAAGGCTAATGTGGTGATCACCACAAAGTATGTGGACCTTGATGAGAGGATTCTTCCAGCCGAGACGGCTGTTAACCTAAGCCTCTTTTCCATAAACCCATCCACAAAAGGTGTAATAATCGGAAGGAAGAAGGGAAAGCTCTACATAGTACTTGATAAGTCTGCCTTTCTAGCCTTCTTCGAAAACTTTTCTCAACTGTTACCCTCATGGATACAAGACTAGAAGCAACTCTCAGGGCTTTAAAGGCTATTGGCTTTGATGTTATCTTTTTGGAAAGCTCTCAGGTATACAGACAGCCTAGGCAGGAACAGCACAGACAGACAGAAAATCTAGAAAAGCCTCAGACGGACTCAAAGAAAAAGCTCCTTGAAGAACTCTACAGAAGGATAGAGACAGAGGGAAAGTGCCCTAAGTTTGAAGGTTCAAGCGGCTATGTTTTCGGGGAAGGTAATCCAGACTCACCGGTTGTGTTCGTAGGAGAAGCTCCAGGAGAAGAAGAGGACAAGCTAAAAAGACCCTTTGTAGGAAAGGCAGGACAGTATCTAAACCGAAAGCTTCAAGAAGTAGGTCTAAAGAGGGAGGACGTTTACATCACCAACGTGGTAAAATCCAGACCCCCTAACAACAGAAAACCCACTAAAGAAGAAATAGCTAGCTGTGTAGGCTACCTTAAGAAGGAGATTGAGATTATCAATCCAAAACTTATAGTATGCTTAGGGTCAACTGCCTTGGAAGGAATTATGGGCAAAAGCTATCCCATAACCAAGTACAGGGGACAGGTCTTCCAGTACCCTTTCAATCCTAAGATAAAGGTCCTGCTCACTTACCATCCCGCTTACATACTAAGAAATCCACACGCCGAGAAGGAGTTTGTAGAAGACCTTAAGAAGATAAAGGAACTTTTAGGATGAAGCTTTACGTATCTGGTGGTGGTACAGGTGGCCATTTCTTCCCAGCCCTGGCACTTATGGAAGAAGCCATAAAGAAAAAACATAACGTTTTTTACGTAGGAGCAAAAAGAGGAATAGAGAATAAGATGCAACACCTTATAAACTGCCAGAGGCTGTTTTTGGATGTGTATCCTTTTGTTGGTTTGAACCCTCTACAAAAGATCAAGTCCCTGTTTTACCTATCGAAGGCACTTATGGACACCTTCAAGTTTGTTAAAGGTCCAGCAAAGGCTCTGGTCTTCGGTGGCTATGCAAGCCTACCCCTAGGGCTTACCAGCATTCTAAAGAAAATGCCCCTCTTTTTACATGAACAAAACTCTGTACCCAGCAAGACAAACCAACTTTTAAGCAGGTTTGCCAAAAAGATCTTTATAACCTTTGAACACAGCAGAAAATTCTTCCCTAAGGATAGAGTAGAAAGGACAGGACTACCTATAAGGGAAAGTCTCTTAAAGAGTTTGAATATGAGCAGAGATGAGGCTCTTAAAAAGCTTGGGCTTAATGAGGAATATCCTGTACTGCTGGTGATGGGAGGTAGTCAAGGCTCGTCCTTTCTGAACGAGGTGGCTGCAGAAGTTTTCCTAAAAACAGGGTGGCAGGGTATACACATAACAGGGTATAGAGACTACCAAAGGATCAAAGATCTTTACTCTGAAAAAAAGTTAAGGGTTTTGGTCTTTCCCTTCTATGAGGACATGGGACTTCTGTACAGAGCTTGTTCTGTAGCCTTATCTAGATCTGGTGCCGGCAGCGTGTGCGAGCTTTCCCTCTTTGGAGTACCTTCCCTCTTCATACCATACCCGCATGCTGCTATGGACCATCAGTATTATAATGCTAAGGAGTTGGAAGAGCTTGGAGGAGCTTTTGTGCTCCGAGAGGAAAAGGCTAAGCCTAAAGATGTGATCCAAATGCTTGAAAAGCTCTTGATAGACAGAGAGTCCTTTTCTGAAAGGATGAAGACCTTTTGCAAACCGGATGCCAGCATTAGGATATTAGATAGACTGGAGGAAAGCTAATGAAGGCTCTAATACTGGCAGCAGGTCTTGGGACAAGGTTCAAAAGCCAAAAACCTAAGGTGATGCATCCTATACTGGGTAAGCCCATGGTATGGTACGTAGTGAAAACCCTTAAGGATGCAGGCATAAGGGATATAGGTATGGTTGTAGGTTACTGTAAAGAACAGGTAATGGAATATTTCAAAGACGAAGGATTACGATTCTTTGAACAGAAGAATCCCAAAGGCGGAACAGCGGATGCAGTGCTCTCGGCCATAGACTTCTGGAGGGCAGACGATGGACAACTTCTTGTAATAAACGGTGACGCTCCTATGGTAAAAGCAGAGACCATAAGGCAGATGATCAGATTCATGCATATGGTTGAGGAGTACGAAGGTGTAAAGCTTGCCTGCACTCTACTGTCTGCCTTTTTACCCGACCCTACAGGGTATGGAAGGGTTGTAAAGGATCAAGAAGGTTACGTGATGAAGATAGTAGAGGAGAAAGATGCCACCTTTGAAGAGAAGAAGATAAACGAGATAAACGGAGGCGTTTACATCTTTGACTGTGCCAAGCTTCTTGAAACCATCTTCCAGGTAAAACATAGTCCAGTCAGTGGAGAGCTGTACCTCACACAGGTGATAGACCTTATGTATCAAAAGGGTTACAAGATTAGGAGCTTCATGGCAGAAGAACCTGTAGAAGCCATGGGGGTTAACGACAGGTGGGAGCTCGCGATAGCAGAAAACGTCCTAAGGCTCAGGATATTGCAACGTTTGGCAAAAGAAGGAAATACTATTCATCAACCTGAAACGGTCTACATAGAGCCGGATGTTATCCTTGAAGGTGATGTAGAAATAGAACCATCGGTGACCATAAAGGGTAGCTCTCGCATAGGCAAAGGCGCCAAGATAGGCAAAGGCGCATACATAGAAAGCTCCCAAATAGGAGAGGGAGCTGTAGTAGAACCCTACTCAGTAATAAAGAACTCTACGGTGGAGGGTTACGCTTCTATAGGCCCCTTTGCGTACTTGAGGGACGGGACTACCATAAAAAGTTCGGCACAGATAGGATGCTTTGTAGAGGTTAAGAGCTCTTATATAGGTGAGGGAGTAAAAGCTAAACATCTTGCGTACATAGGGGATGCCACAATAGAGGAAGGAGCTAACATAGGTGCTGGCGTTGTGTTTGCTAACTTTGACGGAAAGAAAAAGCACAAGAGCTTCGTAGGTAAGTATGCCTTTATAGGAAGTAACTCCTTGCTTATAGCTCCTATAAAGGTGGGTGACTACGCTTACATAGCAGGTGGGTCTGTTATAAACAAAGACGTGCCAGAAGGAGACCTTGCCATAGCTAGAGCAAGACAAAGACTTCTAAAAGGTAAGGGCTTTGAAAAGCTAAAAGACTGAGCTATAATATTTCTTTCATAGAGCCGGTAGCTCAGTCTGGTAGAGCAACGGACTTTTAATCCGTGGGTCGCGGGTTCGAATCCCGCCCGGCTCATAACAGACCACCAAAGACTGCCTGTCCTAAGGAAATGCCACCATCGTTAGGTGGGACCGTTTGGTGTTGCAGGATTTCAAAGCCTTTAAGTTTTTCCCTGATCTTATGCACCAAGGGGTCGTTTTGCATAACTCCTCCTGAGAGACATATGGTAGGGATGCCTACCTCTTTGGATACGTAAAGACAAACCTCCGCTAGTGTGTTGATAAACCTGCTTACCGCTACAGAGGGTTTCTTCTTATCCTTTAAAACACCCTCCACTATGCCTTCCCAGAGGACCTTCCCATCTATTACATCAAAAGGATAAGTCTCTTTTACCGTATAGTCATACATGCTTTCAAGCATCATAGCTGCTTGCCCTTCGTAAGATACCCTATGCACCAAACCGAGGATGGAAGCAATCCCGTCAAACAGCCTACCAACGGAAGAAGAGTAAGGAGAGTTATAGCCAGAGATGTAAAGTCTTTCCAACATGGCAAGTTCCTTATCTTCCAGGAAATCAAAGAACTTTAGAGCTTGCCTTCCATACATGCTGTACAACAACGAGAAAGCCACACGGTATGGTTCCTTTATAGCCCTCTCTCCACCTAAAAGCCTAAACTCCTTGAAAGAGTAAACTCTTTCAAAATCCGTATATCCTCCTACTAAAAACTCCCCACCCCAGAGGGTACCGTCCACTCCATAGCCGGTTCCATCCCACACGATGCCAAGAACCCTTTGACCTACACCCACACCCCTTTCCGCCATACATGACACCATGTGTGCATGGTGATGTTGTATCTGAAGCAATTCTTTACCATACTGTTTTGCCCACCAGGAATATTAACTAAAAGCTTAGAGTTCAGACATTTCGCGATGTGCCACATTAAGAAATTTTTCACAAGGATGTAACTGAATCTTTACCTCTCTCTCAGTTGAAGTACATTATAATTTGTTTATACAGTTATTATAATTTACTCAAGGAGGTTTAAAATGAGAAGATTCCTACCAAGTCTAATTCTGCTAGGTGTTGCTCTGGCCCAGCCCAAGATAGAGGTAAAAGATGCCTGGGTAAGAGAGGTTCCACCCAACTCTCGTTCTAGCGCAGCCTACATGGTGATTGAAAACCAAGGAAACGAACCTGATAAATTGATAGGTGCAAAGAGTGACATATCGAAGGTTGCAGAAATTCACGAGACTGTAGGGGGAAAGATGAGAAGGGTAAAGTACATAGAGATACCGGCTGGGAAGAAGGTAGAGTTAAAGCCTGGTGGATACCACATAATGCTAATAGATCTGAAAAAACCCACTAAGGAAGGTCAGCAAGTGGAACTGGTCCTACAGTTTGAAAAGTCAGGCCAGGTAAAGGTAAATGCACCCTTAAAGAAGGGTATAGGCAAGATGGAAGAACATCACCATCACTGACCTTTCAGAAGCCATCTTATAAGCAAAAGGGCCATGGCGAGGCTTATGCTTGCGTCCGCTACGTTAAAAGCGGGCCAGGCTAAGCCTTTATAGCTTACGTATATAAAATCTCTTACGTAACCTAAGAAGAGTCTATCGTAGAAGTTACCGATTGCCCCGCCTCCTATCATACCCATAACAATGGAGTTGAAGGGAGAGGGGTTTTTCAAAGCGTAGAAAAAGGTCAAAGTGGTGGCTATCAAGGGCGTTAGGATGAGTACGGGTAACCTTATGCTGTCTGGTGCTTCTGATAAGAATCCGAAGGCCACCCCTTTATTGTGAACGAGTACAAGATGCAGAAAGGGCAAAAGCGTAATATCACCATACTGTAAGAATGCCTCTGCTAGATTCTTTGTAAATAGGTCAATCAAGACCACTAGGGAGACGATCAACCAGTAAAGGAAAGCACTCTTTCTAAGCAAAGCTTCCATTCTTCCTCCAGATGTCTTACATCTTCCTCCAGTACCTTTTCGTCCACGTTCTTTATCACAAGCTTTGGTTCTTCGGTTACTTTACCTAGGTACATCCAATCCAAACCAGACTGCTCCACCATATCCTTAAGAAGGTCTGCCCTGTCGCTATCCGTGCTTACCACCACCAGAGTGGGGTTCTCCGAGAAGAAGAAGAAGTCCAACCGTTCCTCTGTGTAGAGCTTTATCTCTGCTCCGAAAGGTGTTCCAAAGAGGCACTCAAGCAAGGTAAACATAAGGCCACCTAAGGAGACGTCATGGGCTGAGAATACTATCCCCTCGTTTATGAGTCTGTAAAGGAGTTCATGTAGTTTCCTTTCCTTCTCCAAGTCTACCCTGGGCACTTTGCCGGCCACCTGAGAGTGTACAACCTTTAGGTACTCGCTTCCAGCTACAGAGAATTCCCTCCTTATGTCTCCGATGAGAAAGATAAGGTGCCCTTCCTCTTTAAACTTGTGGTCCACGTACTTGCCGTCTATCCTTCCTACAGCCATTAATATGGGTGTTGGGTACACGTTCCTTGCTTCGTTCTCTTCTACAGTCTCGTTATAGAGGGATACGTTACCGCTTACAACGGGTACACCAAAGAACTTGCAGGCTTCTGCCATACCATTAACAGCCATCTCCAACTGCCACATTATCTGAGGTCTTTCTGGATTCCCAAAGTTGAGGCAATCAGTTATGGCTAAGGGTTTAGCTCCTACGCACGCTAGGTTCCTAAAGGCTTCTGCCACTGAGTACTTGGCACCCTCATAAGGATCCAGGTATAGCATTCTTCCATTGCCTTCTGAGGTTATAGCCAAGAGCTTGTCACTTTTTACCTCAGGCTTTACCACCCACTTTATCCTGAGGATTGAAGCATCTCCACCGGGCTTTAGAACCGTGTTTGTACCCACCTGGTAGTCATACTGGGTGTATATCCACTCCTTGGAGCATAGGTTCGGACTACTTAGGAGCTTATATAGGGCTTCTCTTAAGTCTACGGCTGGAAGCTTTGATTGGTCAAAGGTCCAAACCTTTTCAAGGTATTCAGGTTGCTGTCTTGGTCTGTTGTACCTTGGAGCTTTTTCCACTATAAGGCTGACAGGCAGCTCGGCAACTAGCTGTTCTCCATAGTAAGCTCTAAAGATACCATCTTCTGTGAGCTCTCCCACCTGTGCAGCCTCCAGATGGTACTCTTTGGAAAGGTT
The DNA window shown above is from Thermocrinis minervae and carries:
- a CDS encoding complex I subunit 4 family protein; this encodes MELSLAIFLPLLAGIVVLLVRNETFSKWLATGVSALVFLITLDLFLKFDWNKEGFQHVFRLNWIPSLGISYHVGLDGMGMALLVLTALMFLVAFIWSIRIEDRPNLYIALFLILETACLGVFSALDLFLFYLFWEAMLIPMYFIIGLWGHDNKVYAANKFFIYTFFGSIFLLLGIATLVVYGYITSGQVSFDYFFHKNLMRPFWLEVVLFLLFGIGFAVKVPMWPFHTWLPDAHVEAPTAGSVILAAVLLKMGTYGFVRYSLPMFPEASKYFIPLVFLLSVIAIIYAAMMAIAQTHIKKLIAYSSISHMGMVTLGTFAMDHNALNGAVYMMVAHGLSSAALFMSAGFIYDRIHSYHMDDLGGLARYLPNLAIFFMISGLAGIGFPGLSGFVAEFLILLGTFKSFPVWAFVAGSGVVLSAAYFLYMYKRVMLEEETISDYRREKWSHLKDLEVHHMLSFLLVIAAAFLLGVYPFPFVKLMEHTTKMVLGG
- a CDS encoding NADH-quinone oxidoreductase subunit N, yielding MAFLPETVLLVGALLLFLLELFLERKRVLYVLGGIVALMAAVSLYFAPHPADTFYGLFTTYPTAKLFIYILTALALFSMYAYYEEKGSLYGEVSYLTLMASLGLSILVSSNNLGLTFLSLELSSITLYILTGTFRGDYPSKEGAYKYLVMGATGTSLFALGSAFYYGATGSLYLTNYTQENSFFTLATFLLLSALALKISAVPFHFWTPDAYESAPTPVTGFMATVPKLAVYFFLVKLLSYTSHVKIWMSVVVILSMLSMLYANFTAYAQNSVKRLLAYSSIAHAGYFLTGLTVKDPMLQKALLFYVIVYSFATLGAFTVLATLEKQENFSHHFLDYVGLGRKRPILAALLTLFLMALIGIPPMALFVGKLSLFMGLANVNLMWLALIFAVASVISAGYYLKVVVYMYMKEEGQKMHSFRLSAGESFVLTVCGLLVLLLGILPHLVYELL
- the moaC gene encoding cyclic pyranopterin monophosphate synthase MoaC; translation: MRTVDVSNKPPTLRIARAYGRIRLKTQTVQKIIQGQVPKGDVLSASKLAGIMASKHTHQLLPFCHPLSIDHVEVDLKINEDSIEVFSFVKGVARTGYEMEALTAVSVSLLCIYDMCKGLDDSMVIEEIKLLEKKGGKSDWRMESLNMFLDEELSEFSGIVESKGHKLSGEEKANVVITTKYVDLDERILPAETAVNLSLFSINPSTKGVIIGRKKGKLYIVLDKSAFLAFFENFSQLLPSWIQD
- a CDS encoding uracil-DNA glycosylase is translated as MDTRLEATLRALKAIGFDVIFLESSQVYRQPRQEQHRQTENLEKPQTDSKKKLLEELYRRIETEGKCPKFEGSSGYVFGEGNPDSPVVFVGEAPGEEEDKLKRPFVGKAGQYLNRKLQEVGLKREDVYITNVVKSRPPNNRKPTKEEIASCVGYLKKEIEIINPKLIVCLGSTALEGIMGKSYPITKYRGQVFQYPFNPKIKVLLTYHPAYILRNPHAEKEFVEDLKKIKELLG
- the murG gene encoding undecaprenyldiphospho-muramoylpentapeptide beta-N-acetylglucosaminyltransferase translates to MKLYVSGGGTGGHFFPALALMEEAIKKKHNVFYVGAKRGIENKMQHLINCQRLFLDVYPFVGLNPLQKIKSLFYLSKALMDTFKFVKGPAKALVFGGYASLPLGLTSILKKMPLFLHEQNSVPSKTNQLLSRFAKKIFITFEHSRKFFPKDRVERTGLPIRESLLKSLNMSRDEALKKLGLNEEYPVLLVMGGSQGSSFLNEVAAEVFLKTGWQGIHITGYRDYQRIKDLYSEKKLRVLVFPFYEDMGLLYRACSVALSRSGAGSVCELSLFGVPSLFIPYPHAAMDHQYYNAKELEELGGAFVLREEKAKPKDVIQMLEKLLIDRESFSERMKTFCKPDASIRILDRLEES
- the glmU gene encoding bifunctional UDP-N-acetylglucosamine diphosphorylase/glucosamine-1-phosphate N-acetyltransferase GlmU; this encodes MKALILAAGLGTRFKSQKPKVMHPILGKPMVWYVVKTLKDAGIRDIGMVVGYCKEQVMEYFKDEGLRFFEQKNPKGGTADAVLSAIDFWRADDGQLLVINGDAPMVKAETIRQMIRFMHMVEEYEGVKLACTLLSAFLPDPTGYGRVVKDQEGYVMKIVEEKDATFEEKKINEINGGVYIFDCAKLLETIFQVKHSPVSGELYLTQVIDLMYQKGYKIRSFMAEEPVEAMGVNDRWELAIAENVLRLRILQRLAKEGNTIHQPETVYIEPDVILEGDVEIEPSVTIKGSSRIGKGAKIGKGAYIESSQIGEGAVVEPYSVIKNSTVEGYASIGPFAYLRDGTTIKSSAQIGCFVEVKSSYIGEGVKAKHLAYIGDATIEEGANIGAGVVFANFDGKKKHKSFVGKYAFIGSNSLLIAPIKVGDYAYIAGGSVINKDVPEGDLAIARARQRLLKGKGFEKLKD
- a CDS encoding carbamoyltransferase HypF, producing the protein MAERGVGVGQRVLGIVWDGTGYGVDGTLWGGEFLVGGYTDFERVYSFKEFRLLGGERAIKEPYRVAFSLLYSMYGRQALKFFDFLEDKELAMLERLYISGYNSPYSSSVGRLFDGIASILGLVHRVSYEGQAAMMLESMYDYTVKETYPFDVIDGKVLWEGIVEGVLKDKKKPSVAVSRFINTLAEVCLYVSKEVGIPTICLSGGVMQNDPLVHKIREKLKGFEILQHQTVPPNDGGISLGQAVFGGLL
- a CDS encoding copper chaperone PCu(A)C, which gives rise to MRRFLPSLILLGVALAQPKIEVKDAWVREVPPNSRSSAAYMVIENQGNEPDKLIGAKSDISKVAEIHETVGGKMRRVKYIEIPAGKKVELKPGGYHIMLIDLKKPTKEGQQVELVLQFEKSGQVKVNAPLKKGIGKMEEHHHH
- the lspA gene encoding signal peptidase II; protein product: MEALLRKSAFLYWLIVSLVVLIDLFTKNLAEAFLQYGDITLLPFLHLVLVHNKGVAFGFLSEAPDSIRLPVLILTPLIATTLTFFYALKNPSPFNSIVMGMIGGGAIGNFYDRLFLGYVRDFIYVSYKGLAWPAFNVADASISLAMALLLIRWLLKGQ
- the purL gene encoding phosphoribosylformylglycinamidine synthase subunit PurL, which codes for MQDYALYGLTEEEYRRVLEELGREPNHVELGIIGALWSEHCSYKSSRNLLKVFPTKAPWVVQGPGENAGVVAFDEDVWIAFKVESHNHPSFIEPFHGAATGVGGIIRDILSMGARPIALMDSLRFGYPLDSRTKHIVRGVVKGISSYGNSIGVPTVGGETYFEECYKTNPLVNVFCLGIMPAGRMLRARGTKTGQRLILIGSATGRDGIHGAVMASGEFSDDAESKRVNIQIGDPYFGKKLVEAILELVERDLLVGLQDLGAAGLAGAASELASKSQMGVVLFLDKVPLREEGMTPFEIVLSESQERMLLVVEKEKVEDVLNLSKEYHLEAAQVGELTEDGIFRAYYGEQLVAELPVSLIVEKAPRYNRPRQQPEYLEKVWTFDQSKLPAVDLREALYKLLSSPNLCSKEWIYTQYDYQVGTNTVLKPGGDASILRIKWVVKPEVKSDKLLAITSEGNGRMLYLDPYEGAKYSVAEAFRNLACVGAKPLAITDCLNFGNPERPQIMWQLEMAVNGMAEACKFFGVPVVSGNVSLYNETVEENEARNVYPTPILMAVGRIDGKYVDHKFKEEGHLIFLIGDIRREFSVAGSEYLKVVHSQVAGKVPRVDLEKERKLHELLYRLINEGIVFSAHDVSLGGLMFTLLECLFGTPFGAEIKLYTEERLDFFFFSENPTLVVVSTDSDRADLLKDMVEQSGLDWMYLGKVTEEPKLVIKNVDEKVLEEDVRHLEEEWKLCLERVLSFTG